A stretch of DNA from Euzebyales bacterium:
GCGAACAGCACGGCCGAACCGATCGCCAACGGCAGGTTCCGGCCGGCACGCGGCTGCTTCGACGTGGGCTCCGCTGTGGAATCCTCGTCGTCAGACTGCGCCATGCGCCAGCCCGATCACACCTCCATCAGCTCGCGTTCCTTGTTCGCGAGCAGCTCGTCGATCGAGCCGACGTACGTGTCGGTCAGCTTCTGCAGGTCGACCTCGGCCCGGCGTTCCTCGTCCTCGGTGATGTCACCGTCACGCTGCAGCGACTCCAGCGTGCTCTTGGCGCCGCGACGGATGTTGCGGACCGCAACCCGCCCCTCCTCGGCGCGCTCGCGGGCGAGGCGCACGAAATCCTTGCGCCGCTCCTGACTGAGCTCGGGGAACACCACACGGATGACGCTGCCGTCGTTGGACGGGTTGATGCCCAGGTCGGCCGCCTGGATGGCGCGCTCGATGTCGCGCAGCGCGTTCTGGTCGTACGGATTGACCAGCAGCATCCGCGGCTCGGGGACGGTGACGCCGGCGATCTGCTGCAGCGGCGTCTTGGTGCCGTAGTAGTCCACCGGCAGGTTCGCGATCAGTCCAGGGTTGGCCCGGCCGGTGCGGATCTTCGCGAACTCGCCGCGGGTGTGGTCGACCGTGTCCGACATCCGCAGCTCGGCCTCGGTCAACGCGTCATCGATCACCGTCGTCACCTCCGTGCGCGTCGGCGCGCACCACCGTCCCAATCGCCTCACCGGCCGCCACCCGGCGGATGCTGTCGTCGGCGAACACGTCGAACACGATGATCGGCAGATCGTTGTCCATGCACAACGACAGTGCCGTCGCGTCCATCACCTTCAGCCCCCGCTGGAGCGCGTCCAGGTAGGTCAACTCGTCGAACCGTCGCGCGTCCGTGTGCCGCTTCGGGTCCTTGTCGTAGACGCCGTCGACCTTCGTCGCCTTGAGGATCACGCGGGCGTTGATCTCCAGCGCCCGCTGCGCCGCAGCCGTGTCGGTCGAGAAGTAGGGCTCGCCGAGGCCCGCCGCGAAGATGACGACACGGCCCTTCTCCAGGTGGCGGATCGCCCGGCGGCGGATGTACGGCTCGCACAGCTCCTGCATGGTGACGGCCGACAGCACCCGCGTCGCGACGCCCTGCTTCTCGATCGCATCCTGCAGCGCCAACGCGTTGATGACCGTGGCCAGCATGCCCATGCTGTCGGCGCTCGACCGGTCCATGCCCGTGGCCTGCGGCGACGTGCCGCGGAAGATGTTGCCACCGCCGACGACGACGCCGACCTCGATGCCGTCACTCGCCAGCCGGGCGAACTGGCGCGCCAGCGACTGCAGGATCGCCGGGCTGATGCTCGACCCGTCGTCGGCGAACGCCTCGCCCGACAGCTTGACGAGGATCCGGTCACGGCCTGTGTCACGCATGACCTCCGATGACCGGCGCGCGGGAGCGGAGACGGTCATGACGCCCCGCCCGTCGCCGTCGCGCGATCGCGCGTGGCAACAGCCCCGCTGCAGGTGTCCATCGTCGGCTCCCTGGTCGGCGTCGCCCGCAGCCTACCCGACGTCGTCGACGTGTGCGGATGCAACGGAACAGGGCCGGCCCGATGGACCGGCCCCGAGATGTGTGTCGGCGGGTTCGTGCCTCAGGCGCCGACCTCGAAGCGCGCCATGCGGGACACGACGATCTTCTCGCCGGAGGTGCGCTGGAACTCCTCGAGCAGCTGGCGGACGGTGCGCTTGTCGTCGCGCACGTAGGGCTGGTTGAGCAGCACGCGCTCCTTGTAGAACGCGTTGACCTTGCCCTCGACGATCTTGTCGATGATGTGCTCGGGCTTGCCCTCGTCGCGGGCCTGCTTCTCGGCGAACTGGCGCTCGGCCGCGAGCTGTTCGGCATCCACCTCGTCCTCGGAGATGACGGCCGGCCGCATGGCGGCGACGTGCATCGCGATGTCGTTGGCCAGCTCGCGGAACCCGTCGCCCTTGGCGACGAAGTCGGTCTCGCAGTTCAGCTCGACCATGACGCCCACCTTCGGCGGCAGACCGGGGGTCGGGGCGTGCAGGTACGCGTGGACGATGCCCTCGGTGGCGGTGCGCTCCCCCACCCGGTCGCCCATCTTCGCGCCCGTTCGCTCGCGGACGAGCGCAGCCGCGGCGTCGAAGTCGCCGTCGGCGTCGACGAGCGCGCGCTTGCAGTCCATCATGCCGGCGCCCGTGGCCTCACGGAGGCGCTTGACGTCGGCGGCGGTGATGTCGGCCATGTTCGTGTACTTCCCTCGTGATCGTCTCGAGCGCAGCGTCGCGTGGGCGCCGCAGCGCCGTGGTGTGGTGTGGTGTCGTGTGGGTGGCGGGGTCAGCTGGTCTGCGGTTCCGGGGCGGGAGCCTGCTCGTCGGCCGTCGCCTGCTCGTCGGCCGTCGCCTGCTCGGGGGCGTCCGCGGTCGGTTGCGACGCCTCGGCATCGGCAGCCGGCGTCGCCTGGGACTGGGCGTCATCGGCCGCGGATGGCGCGGTCTCGTCGCCGGCACCCGCCGCCTGGGCCGCCTGACGTGCGGCCTCTTCCTGCTGCAGCGCGATCTCCCACTCGGCGAGCGGCTCGTTGCTGTCGGTCGTCGCTGCAGTCGGCGTCTCGGCGGCGGCTGCCACGGCCGCGGCCTGTTCGGCCACGACCTCGTCGCGGCTGCGGCTGGCCATCAGCTGGTAGCCCTCGGCGCAGGCGTCGGCGATCAGGCGGGTCAGCAGCGCGCCCGAGCGGATCGCGTCGTCGTTGCCGGGGATGACGTACTGGACCTCGTCCGGGTCGCAGTTGGTGTCGACGACGGCGATGGCCGGGATGCCCAGACGGTTGGCCTCACGGACCGCGATGTGCTCCTTGACGGTGTCGACGACCCAGATCGCCGATGGAAGCTTGTTCATGTTGCGGATGCCGCCGAGGTTGCGCAGCAGCTTGTCGCGCTCACGACGCAGCGACAGCGCCTCCTTCTTGGGCAGCACCTCCATGCGCCCGTCGGTCTCCATGTCCTCGAGCTCGCGCAACCGCGTCAGACGCAGCTTGATCGTCTCGAAGTTGGTCAGCATCCCGCCCAGCCAGCGGAAGTTGACGTAGGGCATGTTGACCCGGAGCGCCTGCTGCTCGATGGCCTCCTGCGCCTGCTTCTTGGTGCCAACGAAGAGCACGCTGCCGCCCTTGGCGACGGTGTCGCGCACGAAGTCGTACGCGTTCTCGAGCAGCCCGATGGTCTGCTGGATGTCGATGATGTAGATGCCGTTGCGCTCGCCGAAGATGAAGCGCTTCATCTTCGGGTTCCAGCGACGGGTCTGATGACCGAAGTGGACGCCGGCCTCGAGCAGCTGGCGCATGGTGACGGCGGACATGGTGGAACTCCTGTGGTGTGCGCACGGCCGAGGAGGCCGTACTTCGGTTGTGGCGTCGCAGCCGTCGGGCGCGCATCGAGCGGGGTGCAGGTGCACGCAACGGGTCTTCCCCGCGCTCAGAGCACGGGACCGCAGACCCCACCAGGCTGCTGTGGATTTGACGGCACCAGAACATTGGCGTACGGACCGCCACGACAGAGCATACACGTCCCCGACGGGTCGGAGCGCCCGCCACATCGGGGGATCCGGCCGTGATCAGCCGTCCAGCGGTACGAGCCGGACGGTCCGTGCGCCCAGCAGCCCGAGCGGGTCGATGTATGCACCGTCGCGGCGGGCACCCCAGTCCAGGCGACCGCGTCGACCGGCCCGTCCCAGCGGTGTCCCGAGATCGAGGCGGTCACCGGCACGCACCGTGGCCGCGAACCCCCCATATGTGGTGGTCAGGCCTCCGGCGTG
This window harbors:
- the pyrH gene encoding UMP kinase — encoded protein: MRDTGRDRILVKLSGEAFADDGSSISPAILQSLARQFARLASDGIEVGVVVGGGNIFRGTSPQATGMDRSSADSMGMLATVINALALQDAIEKQGVATRVLSAVTMQELCEPYIRRRAIRHLEKGRVVIFAAGLGEPYFSTDTAAAQRALEINARVILKATKVDGVYDKDPKRHTDARRFDELTYLDALQRGLKVMDATALSLCMDNDLPIIVFDVFADDSIRRVAAGEAIGTVVRADAHGGDDGDR
- the rpsB gene encoding 30S ribosomal protein S2, producing MSAVTMRQLLEAGVHFGHQTRRWNPKMKRFIFGERNGIYIIDIQQTIGLLENAYDFVRDTVAKGGSVLFVGTKKQAQEAIEQQALRVNMPYVNFRWLGGMLTNFETIKLRLTRLRELEDMETDGRMEVLPKKEALSLRRERDKLLRNLGGIRNMNKLPSAIWVVDTVKEHIAVREANRLGIPAIAVVDTNCDPDEVQYVIPGNDDAIRSGALLTRLIADACAEGYQLMASRSRDEVVAEQAAAVAAAAETPTAATTDSNEPLAEWEIALQQEEAARQAAQAAGAGDETAPSAADDAQSQATPAADAEASQPTADAPEQATADEQATADEQAPAPEPQTS
- the frr gene encoding ribosome recycling factor produces the protein MIDDALTEAELRMSDTVDHTRGEFAKIRTGRANPGLIANLPVDYYGTKTPLQQIAGVTVPEPRMLLVNPYDQNALRDIERAIQAADLGINPSNDGSVIRVVFPELSQERRKDFVRLARERAEEGRVAVRNIRRGAKSTLESLQRDGDITEDEERRAEVDLQKLTDTYVGSIDELLANKERELMEV
- the tsf gene encoding elongation factor Ts (EF-Ts; functions during elongation stage of protein translation; forms a dimer; associates with EF-Tu-GDP complex and promotes exchange of GDP to GTP resulting in regeneration of the active form of EF-Tu), which translates into the protein MADITAADVKRLREATGAGMMDCKRALVDADGDFDAAAALVRERTGAKMGDRVGERTATEGIVHAYLHAPTPGLPPKVGVMVELNCETDFVAKGDGFRELANDIAMHVAAMRPAVISEDEVDAEQLAAERQFAEKQARDEGKPEHIIDKIVEGKVNAFYKERVLLNQPYVRDDKRTVRQLLEEFQRTSGEKIVVSRMARFEVGA